One Anaerolineales bacterium DNA window includes the following coding sequences:
- the murD gene encoding UDP-N-acetylmuramoyl-L-alanine--D-glutamate ligase, which produces MTSDDREDRIRSSKGRQQDWTGKRVVVLGLARQGKALVRYFVERGANVVVSDRMPAEALKHATEEFRNLPVDFELGGHPPTLLNAANLLCLSGGVPADLPLAQQAREQGIPLSNDAQLFIENCPATVIGITGSAGKTTTTTLVGRMASAEFRDRERKVWVGGNIGRPLLNDLPQMKSKDLVVMELSSFQLELMDVSPQIAAILNVTPNHLDRHKTMAAYTAAKAHILQHQTGNDRAVLGRDDEIAWSLRDQVRGRLISFGWNPPQGDGAYLAGDTIRLRLDGRDTALCPAGIVELRGAHNLLNVIAACAIAAAAGISPQAMQTGVRGFKGVEHRLEFVRRVAGVDWYNDSIATAPERAIAAIRSFDEPLVLLSGGRDKDLSWDAYARLVCKRVRHLILFGEAVEKIAAAVEKQRGGDCKVQVEICGDLEQAVAAAARVAAAGDVVLLAPGGTSYDAFKDFTERGEKFRELVNSL; this is translated from the coding sequence GTGACGTCGGACGATCGTGAAGATCGAATCCGGTCCTCGAAAGGTCGACAGCAGGATTGGACCGGAAAGCGAGTCGTCGTGCTTGGATTGGCGAGACAAGGAAAAGCGTTGGTCCGTTATTTTGTGGAACGTGGAGCAAACGTCGTGGTGAGTGATCGTATGCCGGCCGAAGCGCTGAAGCATGCAACGGAAGAATTTCGCAACCTCCCGGTGGATTTCGAGTTAGGAGGCCATCCGCCCACGTTGCTGAATGCGGCGAACCTGCTGTGCCTTTCCGGGGGTGTACCCGCGGATCTGCCGCTGGCACAGCAGGCTCGAGAGCAGGGTATCCCACTATCCAACGATGCGCAACTTTTCATCGAAAACTGCCCTGCTACTGTTATCGGTATAACCGGTTCGGCCGGTAAAACGACCACGACGACGCTCGTGGGGCGGATGGCCTCCGCCGAATTTCGGGATCGGGAAAGGAAAGTCTGGGTGGGTGGCAACATCGGCAGACCGCTGTTGAACGATCTGCCGCAGATGAAATCTAAAGATCTCGTGGTAATGGAGCTGTCGTCGTTCCAATTGGAATTGATGGACGTCAGCCCGCAGATCGCCGCGATCTTGAACGTGACGCCCAACCATCTCGACCGGCATAAAACGATGGCGGCGTACACGGCGGCGAAAGCGCACATCCTGCAGCACCAAACCGGGAACGACCGGGCGGTGTTGGGCCGCGACGACGAAATCGCCTGGTCGCTGCGCGATCAGGTGCGGGGGCGCTTGATCAGTTTCGGCTGGAACCCTCCGCAAGGTGACGGCGCCTACCTGGCAGGAGACACGATTCGCCTGCGCCTCGATGGCCGGGATACGGCCTTGTGCCCGGCCGGGATCGTGGAGCTGCGCGGGGCGCACAACCTGCTGAACGTGATCGCAGCCTGCGCCATCGCCGCTGCGGCCGGCATATCACCGCAGGCCATGCAGACCGGGGTGCGCGGATTCAAGGGCGTCGAACATCGCCTGGAGTTCGTGCGGCGCGTCGCCGGGGTGGATTGGTACAACGATTCGATCGCCACGGCGCCGGAACGCGCCATCGCCGCCATACGTTCGTTCGACGAGCCCCTGGTCTTGCTGTCCGGCGGACGGGACAAGGACCTGTCCTGGGATGCGTACGCACGGCTGGTCTGCAAGCGCGTGCGCCATCTGATCCTCTTCGGGGAGGCGGTGGAGAAGATCGCCGCGGCCGTCGAGAAGCAGCGCGGCGGGGATTGCAAGGTGCAGGTGGAAATCTGCGGCGACCTGGAGCAGGCGGTTGCGGCCGCCGCGCGAGTCGCCGCTGCGGGTGACGTCGTCCTGCTCGCGCCGGGCGGCACGAGCTACGACGCTTTCAAGGATTTCACCGAACGCGGTGAAAAATTCCGGGAACTGGTGAATTCGCTGTGA
- a CDS encoding putative peptidoglycan glycosyltransferase FtsW: MTQRVITQDAFQESPLRKRFGIGFDPWLFVLVAALIAFGLVMVYSSSWDVSWRLEGDPYAIFEQQVRNLAVGLIAMVIASFIPMKWIRKYALPLIAATVLMLFLVLLVNLGAEHKRAFLGGSVQPSEMAKLALIIYLAVWMESKGERLSLTGYGLAPLIMIVGLVGGLILLQPDLSAGFTVVIVAVVMFYLAGADMRQILAMGIGGGALAFVLVRVSQVGQDRWNKYVGGLVDLEKASYHVQQSLQSFYSGGIFGRGLGASRGKFGFLPAPHTDSIFAIVGEELGLIGAIVVLVLFCLFLWRGFRLGLNAVTKLEMLLVSGVTFWIGIEAVINMSVLLGLLPFAGNALPFFSFGGSSLVTTLAGVGLLINVSRRASRREEERDNVATIGIGGRDRRRRVSRIGRSRRTRKAS; this comes from the coding sequence GTGACACAACGTGTGATTACACAGGATGCCTTTCAGGAGTCGCCGCTGCGCAAGCGCTTCGGGATCGGATTCGATCCCTGGCTCTTCGTGCTCGTCGCGGCGTTGATCGCCTTCGGCCTGGTGATGGTGTACTCATCCAGTTGGGACGTGTCCTGGCGACTGGAAGGCGACCCGTACGCCATCTTCGAGCAGCAGGTGCGCAATCTCGCCGTGGGACTGATCGCCATGGTTATTGCGTCCTTCATTCCCATGAAATGGATCCGCAAGTACGCCCTGCCGTTGATCGCCGCGACCGTACTGATGCTCTTTCTGGTGCTGCTGGTCAACCTGGGTGCGGAACACAAGCGCGCGTTTCTCGGCGGCTCGGTGCAGCCGTCCGAGATGGCCAAACTGGCGTTGATCATCTATCTGGCCGTGTGGATGGAATCGAAGGGAGAGCGTCTCTCCCTGACCGGCTACGGGCTGGCGCCCCTGATCATGATCGTCGGGCTGGTGGGCGGCCTGATCCTGCTGCAGCCCGACTTGAGCGCCGGCTTCACCGTGGTGATCGTCGCCGTGGTCATGTTCTACCTCGCCGGCGCCGACATGCGCCAGATTCTCGCCATGGGCATCGGCGGCGGCGCGCTGGCCTTCGTGCTCGTGCGGGTCTCCCAGGTCGGACAGGACCGTTGGAACAAATACGTGGGGGGTCTGGTGGACTTGGAGAAAGCCTCCTACCACGTGCAGCAGTCCCTGCAGTCGTTCTATTCGGGCGGGATCTTCGGCCGAGGGCTCGGCGCCAGCCGGGGCAAATTCGGGTTCCTGCCCGCCCCGCACACCGACAGCATTTTCGCCATCGTCGGCGAGGAACTGGGATTGATCGGCGCCATCGTCGTTCTGGTGCTGTTCTGTCTCTTCCTCTGGCGCGGTTTTCGATTGGGCCTGAACGCCGTGACAAAGCTGGAAATGCTGCTGGTCAGCGGGGTGACATTCTGGATTGGCATCGAGGCGGTGATCAACATGTCCGTCTTGTTGGGATTGCTGCCCTTCGCCGGCAACGCACTTCCATTTTTCAGCTTCGGCGGCTCGAGTCTGGTTACCACCCTGGCGGGGGTTGGTCTGCTGATCAACGTATCCCGCAGGGCATCCCGGCGTGAAGAGGAGCGAGACAACGTTGCGACTATTGGTATCGGCGGGCGGGACAGGCGGCGGCGTGTATCCCGCATTGGCCGTAGTCGACGCACTCGGAAAGCAAGCTGA
- the murG gene encoding undecaprenyldiphospho-muramoylpentapeptide beta-N-acetylglucosaminyltransferase yields MRLLVSAGGTGGGVYPALAVVDALGKQAEVLWVGSEGGMEASLLSRAGQEFKAVPAAGVHGVGLRALPGNLARLVRGVPAARRIVRDFNPDVAFFTGGFVGVPVALAARGVPKAVFVPDIEPALALRMIARMAQLIMVSTQKSLAYYLKGKRVVVTGYPTRAALVNLERAKARHQMGLAGQKKVLLVFGGSRGARSINEALWACLPELLERLAVVHITGQLDWPRVEGVVGSLPPQLREGYRVYAYLHDEMPLALAAADLVVSRAGAATIGEYPLLGLPAILVPYPYAWRYQKVNAEYLVDAGGALMLPDDALPERLLPAILDLLDDPQRLAEMRAAMKKLAAPGAAQSIANELLQLGEGGRRA; encoded by the coding sequence TTGCGACTATTGGTATCGGCGGGCGGGACAGGCGGCGGCGTGTATCCCGCATTGGCCGTAGTCGACGCACTCGGAAAGCAAGCTGAAGTGCTCTGGGTCGGAAGCGAAGGCGGAATGGAGGCTTCCTTGTTGAGCCGAGCGGGTCAGGAATTCAAGGCCGTTCCGGCTGCGGGTGTGCACGGTGTCGGTTTGCGCGCCCTGCCGGGCAATCTGGCCCGTCTCGTGCGCGGCGTGCCTGCGGCGCGCCGCATCGTGCGCGATTTTAACCCCGACGTGGCTTTCTTCACCGGCGGTTTCGTGGGCGTTCCGGTGGCCCTGGCGGCGAGGGGTGTGCCGAAGGCGGTCTTCGTACCCGACATCGAGCCGGCCCTGGCGCTGCGCATGATCGCCAGGATGGCGCAGCTGATCATGGTTTCGACGCAGAAGTCGCTGGCCTACTACCTGAAGGGAAAGCGCGTTGTGGTCACGGGATATCCCACGCGCGCCGCACTGGTCAATCTCGAGCGGGCAAAGGCCCGCCATCAGATGGGGTTGGCCGGACAAAAGAAAGTGCTGCTCGTGTTCGGCGGCAGCCGCGGCGCACGTTCGATCAACGAAGCCCTGTGGGCCTGTTTGCCCGAACTGCTCGAACGTCTGGCCGTTGTGCACATCACGGGCCAACTGGACTGGCCGCGGGTGGAAGGGGTGGTGGGTTCCCTGCCGCCGCAACTGCGGGAGGGCTACCGCGTTTATGCCTACCTGCACGACGAGATGCCGCTTGCGCTGGCTGCCGCGGATCTTGTCGTCTCGCGCGCCGGTGCGGCGACGATCGGAGAATACCCGCTGCTCGGGCTTCCGGCGATACTGGTTCCCTATCCGTATGCCTGGCGCTATCAGAAGGTGAACGCCGAATATCTCGTCGATGCCGGCGGGGCGCTCATGCTCCCCGACGATGCGCTGCCCGAGCGGCTGCTGCCGGCGATTTTGGATTTGCTCGACGACCCCCAGCGGCTCGCCGAAATGCGGGCGGCGATGAAGAAACTGGCCGCTCCCGGTGCGGCGCAGTCGATAGCGAACGAACTGCTGCAGTTGGGCGAAGGGGGCAGGCGTGCTTAG
- a CDS encoding CvpA family protein codes for MLSLFVVFGMLVAMFAVIGAMRGWAKELLVTSAIVLALFIIQILETHVQPYNTALMMQPPTTRFVIRAILLVIMAFFGYQTPHIRALQPKLVRERLQDILLGLVMGALNGYLLFGSLWYFLDQMGYDNTTLVTMPADPAFQARVQDFMALLPPSLVPIPHIYFVVGVVFVFIIVVFV; via the coding sequence GTGCTTAGCCTTTTCGTGGTGTTCGGGATGCTGGTGGCCATGTTCGCCGTGATCGGCGCCATGCGCGGTTGGGCGAAGGAACTGCTGGTGACCAGCGCCATCGTCCTGGCGCTGTTCATCATCCAGATCCTGGAGACCCACGTCCAGCCCTACAACACGGCGCTGATGATGCAGCCGCCGACGACGCGTTTCGTCATCCGCGCCATCCTGCTGGTGATCATGGCCTTCTTCGGCTACCAGACGCCTCACATTCGCGCCCTGCAGCCGAAGCTGGTGCGCGAGCGCCTGCAGGACATTCTCTTGGGGCTGGTCATGGGCGCGCTGAACGGCTATCTGCTCTTCGGGTCGCTGTGGTACTTCCTGGATCAAATGGGGTACGACAACACGACGTTGGTGACGATGCCGGCGGACCCCGCTTTTCAGGCGCGGGTGCAGGATTTCATGGCGCTGCTGCCGCCCAGCCTGGTTCCCATCCCGCACATTTATTTCGTCGTCGGCGTCGTTTTCGTGTTCATCATCGTGGTTTTCGTATGA
- the murC gene encoding UDP-N-acetylmuramate--L-alanine ligase yields the protein MSRHVHLVGIGGTGLSAIARVLKQRGDVVTGSDRTRSIYAEALEALGVPIRYEHRAENVEGADLVVASSAVPDDNVELQAARSAGIPVLRRSEFLGDLTAGQKTIAVAGTHGKTTTTGLIAWLLTQAEMDPSFIVGGTLSNFDANARAGGGDYFVIEADEYDRMFLGLEPAIAVITNVEHDHPDCYPTFESFRRAFAEFASRVQDLIVVCKDDPGADSLPLPAIECVRYGLNADADWYAEEIRSNAVGGSDFLVLRRGETLGLMRTRLPGPHNVLNALAALIVGDHLGLDFKDMRETLTEFLGVGRRFEIIGEAAGVTVVDDYAHHPTEIKATLRGARQQFPDAEIWAVYQPHTFSRIRALLPDFAHAFDDCDHLIVTDIFASREQADGSIDSRTLVETIEHPDVRYIPRLEAAADYLLERVKGGSLVLTLSAGDGNRVGYRVLQGLTEGGKDHV from the coding sequence ATGAGTCGTCACGTGCATTTGGTGGGAATCGGAGGCACAGGATTGTCGGCCATCGCCCGGGTGTTGAAGCAGAGAGGAGACGTGGTGACGGGTTCGGACCGCACGCGTTCCATTTATGCAGAAGCGCTGGAAGCGCTCGGCGTTCCCATCCGCTACGAACATCGCGCCGAGAACGTGGAGGGCGCAGATCTGGTCGTGGCCTCCTCCGCCGTGCCGGATGACAACGTCGAACTGCAGGCCGCCCGCTCGGCGGGCATCCCCGTGCTGCGCCGGTCGGAGTTCCTGGGCGATCTCACCGCGGGCCAGAAGACCATCGCCGTCGCCGGCACGCACGGGAAAACGACCACCACCGGATTGATCGCCTGGCTGCTCACGCAGGCCGAAATGGATCCCAGCTTCATCGTCGGCGGGACGCTGTCCAATTTCGACGCCAACGCCCGGGCCGGCGGTGGAGATTACTTCGTGATCGAAGCGGACGAATACGACCGCATGTTTCTGGGCCTCGAACCGGCGATCGCCGTGATCACCAACGTTGAACACGATCATCCGGATTGCTACCCGACGTTCGAATCGTTCCGCCGGGCGTTTGCCGAATTCGCATCCCGCGTCCAGGACTTGATCGTGGTCTGCAAGGACGACCCCGGCGCAGACTCCCTGCCGCTTCCGGCGATCGAATGCGTTCGATACGGACTGAATGCGGACGCAGATTGGTACGCCGAGGAGATTCGCTCCAACGCCGTCGGCGGGTCCGATTTTCTGGTGCTGCGCCGCGGGGAAACGCTGGGATTGATGCGCACCCGCCTGCCCGGCCCGCACAACGTGCTCAACGCGCTGGCGGCGCTGATCGTGGGCGATCATCTGGGACTGGATTTCAAGGACATGCGCGAGACGCTGACCGAATTCCTGGGCGTCGGGCGCCGCTTCGAAATCATCGGCGAGGCGGCCGGCGTGACGGTCGTGGACGACTACGCCCACCATCCCACGGAGATCAAGGCCACGCTGCGCGGGGCGCGCCAGCAGTTTCCCGACGCGGAGATCTGGGCGGTCTACCAGCCGCACACGTTCTCCCGCATCCGGGCGCTGCTGCCCGATTTCGCGCACGCATTCGACGACTGCGATCATCTGATCGTGACCGACATTTTCGCTTCGCGCGAGCAGGCGGACGGCTCCATCGACAGCCGCACGCTCGTGGAAACGATCGAGCATCCGGACGTGAGATACATACCCCGCCTCGAGGCTGCCGCAGATTATCTGCTCGAGCGCGTGAAAGGGGGTTCCCTGGTCCTGACATTGAGTGCTGGAGACGGAAATCGAGTTGGTTATCGTGTACTACAAGGTCTGACAGAAGGAGGCAAAGATCATGTCTGA
- the murB gene encoding UDP-N-acetylmuramate dehydrogenase, whose amino-acid sequence MSDRRLPPARLEQLRRTFGSIEENVPLARYTAARIGGPADVLLTAGSAERLAMIAETLWELKLPFRILGGGSNVLVADAGIRGIVVLNQARGVRFWESPEGPRLRAESGVGLGSVARRAVERGWSGLEWAATVPGTLGGAVVGNAGAHGGDIAGNLELAEILQRRKGAESWPPERLEFAYRDSWLKRHPGEAVVLAATLRLRLSTVEETKAKMQEFSEQRRTTQPPGASMGSMFKNPPGDYAGRLIEACGLKGFRVGGAQISEVHANFFINLGEATAADVKGLIDAARNRVAQQFDVELELEVELLGDWQTMESESAQLTNGGAL is encoded by the coding sequence TTGAGCGATCGCCGTCTACCCCCGGCGCGCCTCGAGCAGCTGCGGCGCACATTCGGCAGCATCGAAGAGAATGTGCCCCTGGCTCGCTACACGGCGGCGCGAATCGGCGGCCCTGCGGACGTACTCCTGACCGCGGGTTCCGCCGAGCGTCTGGCGATGATCGCCGAGACGCTGTGGGAGCTCAAGCTCCCCTTCCGCATCCTCGGCGGCGGCTCGAACGTGCTCGTCGCCGACGCGGGGATCCGGGGGATCGTGGTGCTGAATCAGGCGCGCGGCGTGCGTTTCTGGGAGTCCCCGGAAGGTCCACGCCTGCGCGCCGAATCCGGCGTGGGCCTGGGCAGCGTCGCCCGGCGCGCGGTGGAGCGCGGCTGGTCGGGTCTGGAATGGGCCGCCACGGTGCCCGGTACGCTGGGCGGCGCCGTGGTGGGCAACGCCGGCGCCCACGGCGGGGACATCGCCGGCAATCTGGAACTGGCCGAAATCTTGCAACGCAGAAAGGGCGCAGAATCGTGGCCGCCCGAGCGGCTGGAATTTGCCTACCGCGACAGCTGGTTGAAACGCCATCCGGGCGAGGCCGTCGTTCTGGCAGCGACTCTGCGGCTGAGGCTATCGACGGTCGAGGAGACGAAGGCGAAGATGCAGGAATTCAGCGAGCAGCGGCGAACGACGCAGCCTCCCGGGGCGAGCATGGGCTCCATGTTCAAGAACCCGCCCGGGGATTACGCCGGACGCCTGATCGAAGCCTGCGGGCTGAAAGGATTTCGAGTCGGCGGCGCACAGATCAGCGAGGTGCACGCCAATTTCTTCATCAACCTCGGCGAAGCGACGGCGGCGGACGTGAAGGGATTGATCGACGCGGCCCGCAATCGCGTGGCGCAGCAGTTCGACGTCGAGCTCGAACTCGAGGTGGAACTGCTCGGGGATTGGCAGACGATGGAAAGCGAGTCGGCGCAGTTGACCAACGGAGGCGCACTTTGA
- a CDS encoding D-alanine--D-alanine ligase, which yields MSGKLRLGVMFGGRSGEHEVSLMSAKSVMSALDRSKYEIVPIGITKSGRWLSGDHVLKAFQEGRQDELVNVMLPAEPGLRGLYRWREGEALQRLTDLDAVFPVLHGTYGEDGTLQGLLEMADVPYVGTGVLASAVAMDKDLFKHVMRANGIPVLDWTIVLSTQLEREMQAELDRLESLLPYPMFAKPANMGSSVGVSKCRGRSDLMEGIMDAARYDRRILVEAGIEAREIEISVLGNEDPEASVPGEVVPGDEFYSYRAKYIDDTSDLLIPAPIEDGLVGEAQRLAIAAFKAIDGAGMGRADFLLDKNDGRLYMNEINTIPGFTKISMYPKLWEASGLSYPKLLDRLIELAFERQAQKDKLVRSYEVGE from the coding sequence TTGAGCGGCAAACTGCGTTTGGGCGTGATGTTTGGCGGACGCTCCGGCGAACACGAAGTCTCGTTGATGTCGGCGAAGTCCGTCATGTCCGCCCTGGATCGAAGCAAGTACGAAATCGTACCCATCGGGATCACGAAATCGGGCCGCTGGCTTTCCGGGGACCACGTGCTGAAGGCCTTTCAAGAGGGCCGGCAGGATGAGCTGGTCAACGTGATGCTGCCTGCGGAACCGGGCCTGCGCGGGCTCTACCGTTGGCGGGAAGGCGAGGCGCTGCAGCGCCTGACCGATCTGGACGCCGTTTTTCCGGTGCTGCACGGGACCTACGGCGAGGACGGCACGCTGCAGGGGCTGCTGGAGATGGCTGACGTGCCCTACGTGGGTACCGGGGTGCTGGCCTCCGCCGTGGCTATGGACAAGGATCTCTTCAAGCACGTGATGCGCGCCAACGGCATTCCGGTCCTGGATTGGACGATCGTCCTCTCGACGCAGTTGGAGCGCGAAATGCAGGCGGAGTTGGACCGCCTGGAATCACTCCTGCCCTATCCGATGTTCGCCAAGCCGGCGAACATGGGCTCGTCGGTGGGCGTGAGCAAGTGCCGCGGCCGCTCGGATTTGATGGAAGGCATCATGGACGCGGCGCGCTACGACCGCCGCATTCTGGTGGAAGCCGGCATCGAGGCGCGCGAGATCGAGATCAGCGTTTTGGGGAACGAGGACCCGGAGGCTTCGGTGCCCGGCGAGGTGGTACCCGGCGATGAATTCTATTCCTACCGGGCGAAGTACATCGACGACACCTCGGATTTGCTCATCCCGGCGCCGATCGAGGACGGCCTGGTCGGGGAAGCGCAGCGGCTGGCCATCGCAGCGTTCAAGGCCATCGACGGGGCCGGCATGGGGCGCGCGGATTTCCTGCTGGACAAGAACGACGGACGCCTGTACATGAACGAGATCAACACCATCCCGGGCTTCACCAAGATCAGCATGTATCCCAAGCTGTGGGAAGCGAGCGGCTTGTCGTATCCGAAATTGTTGGACCGCCTGATCGAATTGGCCTTCGAACGGCAGGCGCAGAAGGATAAATTGGTGCGCAGTTACGAGGTCGGGGAATGA
- a CDS encoding FtsQ-type POTRA domain-containing protein, with protein MTLGERSIESLRTRADNVRARRARVERTIEPAPREVLKKRPHRRKQPRRRYDVQLQPQQGTEMQLPALPAVRVGPRLFSAMLLLLMAWFLGEFLSADRFLVRSLNVDGNRLLTTAQIQSLVDFAGEGIFSIDPDVIREQLEGHPEIVSAEVRLHLPNEIDVAIDERTPALAWNDAGRTWWLSLDGLAFIPHGANDDLVRVETEQPVLRISEEALTPAMAPEVIQNALVLSRELQDVGVLQYDPQYGFGFEDPRGWKVVFGVGGDMAMKVRVYRALAEKIAGQGISVALVNVENQAAPYYKVER; from the coding sequence ATGACGCTTGGCGAACGGTCCATCGAGAGCCTACGCACGCGTGCGGACAACGTGCGGGCACGCCGCGCCCGGGTGGAGCGCACGATCGAACCTGCGCCGCGTGAAGTGCTGAAGAAGCGGCCGCACCGGCGAAAGCAGCCGCGCCGCCGCTACGACGTGCAGCTCCAGCCGCAGCAGGGCACCGAGATGCAGCTCCCGGCGCTGCCCGCAGTTCGTGTGGGGCCGCGCCTGTTCTCGGCGATGCTGCTGCTCCTGATGGCCTGGTTCCTGGGCGAATTTCTCTCCGCGGATCGTTTCCTGGTGCGGTCGTTGAACGTCGACGGAAATCGACTGCTCACCACGGCGCAGATCCAGTCGCTGGTCGATTTCGCCGGCGAAGGCATCTTCTCCATCGATCCCGACGTGATCCGCGAGCAGTTGGAAGGGCATCCGGAGATCGTCTCTGCCGAGGTGCGTCTGCATCTGCCGAACGAGATCGACGTGGCCATCGACGAGCGCACGCCGGCGCTGGCCTGGAACGACGCCGGACGGACCTGGTGGCTGAGTCTGGACGGGCTGGCGTTCATCCCCCACGGCGCGAACGACGACCTGGTCCGCGTCGAGACGGAGCAGCCGGTGCTGCGCATCAGCGAAGAGGCGCTGACTCCGGCGATGGCGCCGGAAGTGATCCAGAACGCGCTCGTGCTCAGCCGCGAATTGCAGGACGTGGGCGTGCTGCAGTACGACCCGCAGTACGGATTTGGTTTCGAAGACCCGCGCGGATGGAAAGTGGTCTTCGGCGTGGGCGGCGACATGGCGATGAAGGTGCGCGTCTACCGCGCCCTCGCCGAGAAGATCGCCGGACAGGGAATTTCCGTGGCGCTGGTGAACGTGGAAAATCAAGCCGCGCCGTATTACAAGGTGGAGCGCTGA